The proteins below come from a single Alkalinema sp. FACHB-956 genomic window:
- a CDS encoding response regulator gives MPRILLVEDNEVNREMLSRRLLRRGFEVLIAVDGKVGVTAAIEAKPDLILMDMSLPILDGWEATRQIKNHPDTQHIPVIALTAHAMVGDRERCLEAGCDEYDTKPIDFSRLLSKISTFLGNDVVP, from the coding sequence ATGCCTCGAATCTTGTTAGTGGAAGACAATGAAGTCAACCGAGAAATGCTATCTCGGCGGTTGTTGCGGCGCGGGTTTGAGGTGTTGATTGCAGTGGATGGCAAAGTAGGGGTTACGGCAGCCATTGAAGCAAAACCTGACCTGATCTTGATGGATATGAGCTTGCCCATTCTGGACGGATGGGAAGCGACCCGACAAATCAAAAATCACCCTGATACCCAACATATTCCAGTCATTGCTCTGACCGCCCATGCCATGGTGGGCGATCGGGAGCGATGTCTAGAAGCAGGATGCGACGAGTACGATACCAAACCGATCGATTTTTCTCGCCTGCTTTCCAAAATTAGTACCTTTCTCGGAAACGACGTGGTGCCATGA
- a CDS encoding photosystem II S4 domain protein: MLPREDLLKGVENRETVAQVIDRAEQAIKTWEVVQTDFLAPPELAEVQQIFSRLTDIHLLTWGGYPQAERQRVAIARSEIPLDQDTTVELTALEIAGNFLFDTATHRDFLGALLGTGIVRDKVGDIIVLGDRGAQAIVVPELADFLTMQLTQVRSVPVKTRPVPLTELKIREPKKKELTTVEASMRLDAIASAGFGMSRSKMADLITSGDVRVNWKEISSTSHPVKSGDLIAVRGKGRVEVGEVAITKKDRYRVNLTRFV; encoded by the coding sequence ATGCTGCCACGTGAGGATTTGCTCAAAGGGGTTGAGAACCGTGAAACCGTTGCCCAAGTCATCGATCGGGCCGAACAGGCCATCAAAACTTGGGAAGTGGTGCAGACTGACTTTTTAGCCCCTCCCGAACTGGCAGAAGTTCAACAAATTTTCAGCCGCTTAACGGATATTCATCTGCTGACCTGGGGGGGCTATCCCCAAGCCGAACGGCAACGGGTTGCGATCGCGCGATCGGAAATTCCTCTGGATCAAGACACCACTGTTGAGCTAACGGCCTTGGAAATTGCTGGCAACTTCCTGTTTGATACCGCCACCCACCGGGACTTTTTGGGGGCTTTGCTGGGAACCGGAATTGTCCGAGATAAAGTGGGCGACATTATTGTTTTGGGCGATCGGGGGGCGCAGGCGATCGTTGTGCCGGAACTCGCCGACTTTCTAACAATGCAGCTCACCCAGGTGCGATCGGTGCCCGTGAAAACTCGCCCCGTCCCCTTAACTGAGCTGAAAATTCGAGAACCTAAAAAGAAAGAACTAACCACCGTGGAAGCCTCCATGCGTCTCGACGCGATCGCCTCTGCTGGGTTTGGCATGTCCCGGAGTAAAATGGCTGACTTGATTACGTCTGGGGATGTCCGCGTCAATTGGAAAGAAATCAGCTCGACCAGCCACCCTGTCAAATCCGGTGACTTAATTGCCGTGCGGGGCAAAGGGCGAGTGGAGGTGGGTGAAGTCGCAATCACCAAGAAAGATCGCTATCGAGTCAACCTGACTCGCTTCGTATAG